One window of the Candidatus Binatia bacterium genome contains the following:
- a CDS encoding PqqD family protein, protein METRVDLSSVCAPSADVVARDIDGELIIVPLTAAAVAEGEQDAIFTLNETGRAVWDRLDGSASLGEVARALAGEFDAPAGEIEQDVIGLAEELLKRGMLVEAVRR, encoded by the coding sequence ATGGAGACTCGGGTAGACTTGAGCAGTGTGTGCGCGCCGTCGGCGGACGTCGTGGCGCGCGACATCGACGGCGAGTTGATCATCGTTCCCCTGACCGCTGCGGCGGTGGCCGAGGGCGAGCAGGACGCGATCTTCACCCTCAACGAGACGGGCCGGGCGGTTTGGGACCGTCTGGACGGGTCGGCCAGTCTGGGGGAAGTCGCGCGCGCCCTCGCCGGCGAGTTCGACGCCCCGGCGGGAGAAATCGAGCAGGATGTAATCGGATTGGCCGAAGAACTGCTGAAGCGCGGCATGCTCGTCGAAGCGGTGCGGCGCTAG